Below is a genomic region from Hylemonella gracilis.
GGCGGATCAGCCGCCAGGACAGGCGCAGGAAGGAGAGCGCCAACACCAGGATGCCCACCCACTTGTGCCAGTTGAACAACTTGAGCCGCTGCGGGGAAAAAGGCAGGTCGGCCATGTACACCCCCAGGGAGAACAGGCCGATCAAGACCAGGCCCAAAGTCCAGTGCAGGACGATGGCCAGACCGTTGTAACGCGCGGCTGCGGGAATGGCAGAAGAGGAGGAGGTATTCATGGCAATGGCTGGGCATTCTAGGAAGCCCGCTTTATCCCCAGGATGAGCAGGCTTGTCGGCTGGATTCAAATTTTTTGCTTGCCAACCCGGTGCAGGGCCTTTCCCCTCTGGCACCGTTTTTGCACTTGCCCCGGGGCTTGGCCCGGTGTTCGCCACGCGCGGCCCCGGTTCGCTGGCTTCCTGTTCCCCTTGTTCTTTGTCTTCCCCTTTGCTGAAAGGCACTTCCATGAGTGAAACAACAACAGCCGCGGCTTCCGGCGGCGGTGTCACCTACCAATCGGTGGACAGCAGCTACTTCGAAAAACGCGGCCTGCGCCGCTACGCGGGCGTGGCCTCCCTGTGGGCGCTGGGCGTGGGCGCGGTGATCTCCGGCCATTTCTCAGGCTGGAACTTCGGCTTGGGGGCGGGCGGCTGGGCGGCATGCTGATCGCCACGGTCTTCATCGCCATCATGTACCTGGGTCTGACTTTCTCCATCGCCGAGATGAGCCCGGCCTTGCCCCACACTGGCGCGGCCTACTCCTTCGCCCGCTCCACCATGGGGCCCTGGGCGGTTTCATCACCGGACTGTGCGAGAACGTGGAGTACGTCATCACACCGGCCGTGATCGTGTTCTTCATCGGCTCCTACCTGGCTCCATCTTCGGCACGCCGGAGAGCTTCCAGCCGGTGTACTGGATCGGCGGCTACATCGTCTTCGTGGGCCTGAACGTCGTCGGCGTGGAGCTGTCCTTCAAGGTCACGCTGGTGGTCACACTGCTGGCCCTGGCCTGCCTGGTGGGCTTCTGGTTCAGCGCCATCCCCAACATGGACTTCACCCGCTGGGCGCTCAATATCGGCGTGGGCGCCGATGGCGCGCCGGTGGAACTGGCCGGGGGCGGGGGCAGCTTCCTGCCCTTCGGCTTTCATGCGCGCTGGCGGCCATGCCGTTCGCGGTGTGCTCTTCCTGGCCATCGAGCAGTTGCCCCTGGCGGCCGAAGAATCGGTTGACCCGAAGCGCGACATGCCGCGCGGCATCATCCTGGGCATCATCACGCTGATCGTCTCGGCCTTCATGATCCTGCTGCTGAACTCCTCGGTGGCCAAGGGTTCCTTCGCGCTCGCCACCTCGGGTGAACCGCTGCTGGACGGCTTTCGCGCGATTTACGGCGACGCATCGCCAAGATCCTGGCGCTGATCGCCGTGATCGGCCTGATCGCCAGCTTCCACACCATCATCTACGCCCAGGGTCGGCAGATCTACTCGCTCTCGCGCGCCGGCTACTTCCCGCGCGCGTTGTCCATCACGCACGGTACGCGCAAGACGCCGCACCTGGCCATGGTGGCTGGCGCGGTGGTGGCGCTGATCGTGATGTGCGTGATCTGTACGGCGTGGAGAACAGCGCCGGCATCATCGCGGCACGCTGCTCAACATGCGGTGTTCGGCGCGATGATTTCCTACATCATGCAGGCCCTGTCCTTCATCTTGCTGCGCAAGAAGTTCCCGAACATCGCGCGCCCCTACAAGAGCCCCTTCGGCGTTGTTGGCGCGGCCCTGACCATGCTGATCGCTCTGGTCACCATCTACTTCCAACTCTCCGACCCGGTCTACCGCGCGGCGTGATCGGCGTGGCAATCTGGTTCGCGATCGGCATCATCTACTTCGCGCTGGTCGGGCGCCACAAGCTGGTACTGTCACCCGAGGAAGAATTCGCCCGCTCCAAGGGCACGGCGGAATACAAATCCCTCTGAGACAGAACGAGACAAAACGCGCCGAAGCCGCAGGGCTTCAGGTGCGCAGGGGAAGAAGGGCAACCTTCTTCCCTTTTTCATGCCGGGTCGGCCAAGCCGCCCATCAACAGTTGCAGCAGCTTGGCGCCCATCGCGCTGGCCGCCACCTCGCTTCCCGCGCCAGACCGTACAGCCCGTGCGTCTGCTCTTCGAGCACCAGCGTGGCGTAACCGTGCGCGAAGGACCAGGCCAGCAAGATGCGCTCGCCCAATTCGGCGGGGGGCAGGCCGCGCGCGGCAATCAGTTCCGAGTACACCTGGCGCAAGGCGTCCCCAGTGCGGCGACCGGCGGCCTGGAGGGCGGCATCCTCGGGTCCAGCCGGTCACGACGGAACATCAGTTGGAACAAGGCGCGGTGCCCAGGGCGAAATCGATGTAGGCCGCGCCCAGGGCCTGCGCGCGTACACGCGCATCCTCCCCGGCGCCCCGCACCCGCGCCTGCATGGCGTCGGCCAGGCGCTCGAAGCCATCGGCCGCGCAAGCCGTCAA
It encodes:
- a CDS encoding amino acid permease yields the protein MIGLIASFHTIIYAQGRQIYSLSRAGYFPRALSITHGTRKTPHLAMVAGAVVALIVMCVICTAWRTAPASSRHAAQHAVFGAMISYIMQALSFILLRKKFPNIARPYKSPFGVVGAALTMLIALVTIYFQLSDPVYRAA